CGTCCTTCTCTGTTTGTGCTGAGTCAGGGTGAAGAGACCAGGACGACACTTGAACCAGTAACCAagctggacagagagaaacatcttTACTGGCCACACAAACCCATATGACCATATATCTATTTCATGTATCTGAGGAGAACctgcacagtttgtgtgtataaGTCTGTTGTGCCTTTATTATACAGTGACAGCTGAAGGTAGGAAAGGTGCCTCCCTACATGGGACACACGcgctaccaggtgagctaccaggtgagctaccaggtgagctaccaggtgagctaccagggcgACCACTGTCCAAAAATATATTGACATAACTAGcaaaaaagtattaaagtaaatcAAATGatacaaatgttttctttctttttaaaacattaataaaaaaaacatgaacatgaacttCCTTCATAACTTTAAATATGTTGCTTCTGCACTGCTATCTAAAATAATATCTAAGAACgatgtttgtggtttttaggTTACCTCATCCTGACTCTGCTCTTCCTTCTGCGTTTCTGCAGAAATCTCCATCCTCAATCTGCAAATCATCAGGCTTGATGAGGGATGCGAGAGGAGGCCAGGCCGGACTCTACATTGATTGGGGCCACTTGGGGGGGGCGgctgaaacaagctgtaaacaccacattgacatatcatcaacTTTTAAGTTCACATGGtgaacacacatccacatctgAGCCACtgtgtttatataaatattgattaaagcagcattaaattAGTAACCATAAGTGCTTAATGACCAGTTTCTTTTGGTCCAAATGGATCATTTGGGGTCAGTTTGagtttcatgtcatttctttgCAAAGAAGAAAgtgctgttttttctgtctcagttaGTAGGAACTTTTACTTCtcagagaggatgaaggggagTTAGAGGAATGAGGGTTTCCTGCCTTCTGTAACGCTCAGAAGTATCACATGCAGCACTCTGATTGTAATTAAAGCCCTGAGGTATGTCAAGTAtgtcagtcttcttcttccttgcctttgttggcacattgctTTAACATGAAACCATCAGCAGCACTGCATCCCGCGTCTCAAAGTATCTTGTAGTGGTGTTAACTTTTCATAAACGTTATTAGACACACGAGGCTTCATGAAAGAGAAGATTGATATtttattgacatgtttttgtccaCTGACGTCAATATGcattattttgtgcatttcGTCTTGATTTCAGACCCAGCGCAGTTTGGTAACGTCGGTCTCAGTGTAATGTTGTGTAgtgtagtatatatatatgtgtgtgtgtgtgtgtgcagaaggtTTCTTGGCCACATCTCTCTTTAGACAGACTGTTAAACTCAGTGAGGAAGGAAAGGCTCAGTTTCCTTTTGTCCTGCTGTGtaacagataaaaacactgttCTCAAATgattgacacacagacagatcaGAATGGATGCTGAGCCAAGCTTTAATCAGAAAGAACGTCACGTACAGGGTCTAATGTCAAgtagagtaaatacagaggataatataatatatttatattccacttttattttccagtaTTGAGTTTAATAATAAACTGAATGAATGGAGTCAAAATCAAAGTTATCTcctcacacacaacaaaagtgGTGTTTTAATGCTGAAACACCTGCAGGGCTCCTTATGCAGCTTTTCTATAACATGTGCGTGTGATCGCATCCTTAAAGGACGGGTATCGACCCACGATATCTTTAAGTCCTGATTGAACTGTCTAAGAGTCTAAAAGGTCCTTTGTCagattctttgtttgtttttgttttgttcttggaACAAATTTCAACAGATTgaagtttctgtgttttctccccaACCTTGAGAGCTTCATTGCTCCACTGAACGTCCCTTTAAGTCAGTAGAGATGCTTGAGAGATCAGCATGTAGTATGAAAAGAAGCAAGTGCTGTGGACTTGAGCTCAGGTTCTAACAGATCTACAGGGACGTGATTGAGAGGGAGGGGTTCACTTCAAACAAAGGGCACCCCTccctccacagggtaccttttaaGTACACAATACGAATACTTTTTCCACCTCTGGCTGTCACATGACGTAACAATGATTCAGTTTGGTCTATCAACGAATGAATCATCATTATGACAATAACAGCAACAGGGGCAGTTTACTCTTCACGTCCCTGCAAACCTCTGTGACCTGAATCACAGCAGTCCTTAGAACTGACCCACCCTCTGCCACCTCCACCACCTGCCCTCAACCTAAAGCAGAGGGCTGGTGTCATGGGGTGGCTGGGACCAGGTTCTGGTTCATCTAAGAAACATTTGCGTGTAACTTGACCAGCATTGTCACAACGGAATATGTTGTCAAGACCGATTGACCCTCGTGGACCCTGATGCGCCCCGAGCTGCATAAGAGCTCCCCGATCATTTAACGATTATAGAACGTTGGACGGGATTGGTTGATAAACTATAGTCACTTTCTATTCAACATATCCGTCATGTTCATACTTTCGTTTTCTTCTATCTGAGCTTGAGATGTCGTTTTCATCGATATTGTGAGTTAAAAACAGTGTTGTATATAACAGTTCATCATCAACACACATGGACAAAGTCGTCACTCCGTATTACACAGCTCTCGTTCTGTCAGACTCTTGTACATGTTTCGTTTACTTTCTTTCTGCTCTAAAGAACTTTGTAAccattgttttgaaaagtgccaTAAAAAGAAAGTCTCCTTACTGACCTTCCTTCCGTGGTCTCATAGCTTGGTCTGTACCTGCAAAAGGAAGGTTTGACAGATGAAAGGAGGCACTGATCTCGAGTCTTGGCAACTTGACTGTAGTTTGTCATGTATATTGCTTATTTTGATtgaaaagtacagtacagttatTAAAGATGTCATCTGCCAATAACAGTAACTGGTTGTTATGTTTGTCAGATCATCAGTAGTCCTGTCTCCACACTCTGACAATCAGTAAGCCtggaaatgtaaataaaatgaggCGGACGTGACACCTGTAACTGTAACTGCTGCACACGTCACAACACTTGATTACGATTTGAAATCTAAAGaattacagtatataatatGTCCTTATGCTTAACTTTATGACCTTAAACCTCAGACACAGTGGCCTCTTCAGGAGTATAGGTGATTTCTACAGGACATACCAAAAGAGTTCAGACTAAACCACAGGTGCAGCTTAAACCACAGCTTCTGAGGACACAGCAATGGGGCTTAAGTGATCGCGTGACTTTGACAACACAGGTTTAAACTGGTCTTAAACCTTAAACCACAGCTGAGCTAATGACAGAGAACCAGCCTTGTTACATTCAGGCCGACAAAGTATTTCAGGCTCACCTGCTCAGAATTTCATTTACAATCCTTGCAAGTTGGTTCTGGTCCACTGCAGCCAAACCGTTTCCAGCTGACAGCAGCGAGGCCAGCGTTACGGCCATCCGGCACCGGACAGCCACCTGGACACAAATCAAGTTTATTCACTCttttaaacaaacagcatcagcaCTTCAAattcatagcaatccatcccATATGTGTTACGACATTTctctaaaatacaaaaatgtttgtttcagtaCTTGTTTTCACGGCGCTACCCCCGAGCAGCAGGTGAAATCAGggattttttaatttgttaaacATTGCCTTgaactcacattcacacacttgtCAATCAGATATTTgtacagaaacagagctaaTTTTCCTTTGTTCAGCCGGAGGCGGATAAAAAATAAGGCGGCCgtcttctgtctgtcctggaTTACGGAGATGTCATCTATAGACACGCCTCTGCCTCCACTCTTAAACTCCACTCTCCACCCAACAATCTATTAGCGGGGACAGCATCTCTAACAGTGAGACGTGACAGGCATTGGTTTCTATGCATCTATAAAGCCCTAAATGGCAACTTACCATCATATATCACTTCCTTATTAAATTGGTCCTTTAACCATTATTTGACTCATTCAAGTTGCTCGTGCAAATACAAAATTTGGGGAAActgcttttagtttttgtgcTGCTCACACCTGGAACTTTTTATAACACCCATTAAGACTTAACACAGTGTTACCTACAGGTCAATTTAAAACCATGATTACAAGCTACTCTGCTCTTGAATGTAACTGTGTTCTGTCTGATTCTTCGAGACAACACATTTCCTTCTGTTGATGATTTGAAAGTTTCAGAAGTAAACGGtgagctgattttttttctttgggtGGAAAGAAATCATTTTCTCAGCCCATTGAGACAAGATATGTTGGAGGGACAGTCGTCCCTTGTTTCTATTTTAGAGTCACACCACATACATCCTGCTGAAAATCTTTTACCTGCTTGTTGGAGAAAGGTCTCTGACGGATGCTGTCCAGTTTTCTTCTCCCTGTTGGGGGTGaaggtgctgctgcagtgaatACAGTCACAAGGAGGGGTGTTTTTATAGAGGACAGGCCAGACACTCAGAGTGGCACCATGCCCTTATTTGATCATGTTTTTCAAAAGTtaggaagaaggaagaagaggatttCTTGATCTAAAAACctcatttattttggtttgtgtcCATTTCCTCTATTTTCCGTCCTTCTGCAAAGCCCTTTTTAACTCTTTTGACAACGTTTATTGTGCACTGTTCATGCCTTTGGCACTATTAATTACAAtatgtgaaactgtaaaaagttTGCGCTGTTAACTACGTtcccctgctcttcctctttattTACCTCACAGCAGAAGTGTAGGAGAGAGCAACTCGACCTGCCCTTGCTTCTGTATTTCTTTATCTCCATCCTCAATCTGCAAGTCAGAATGAACAGGCAGATTTGGTTTTCCTCCACAAACAAAGCTCAAAGGTCTTTTTGCAACAGTAAACAATGTGAACAGTAGAAAATAGAGTTACGCTGAATGCCAATGTCtatgaaagaagacaaaaactACACTCAAGTAGAATGAAATGtgtttagcctcttttagctcctgtctggttcagtctcagtgtttccagcagcaacaggcagctgtttgcatcaaacaagctctgataaacccgccgtgcactacctgcccagcagcaggcagcagacagacaatcagagtctagctggtgaagaaagtgggacatctagcagctaaagaaccagatattgTTCTCAGGAGTAATAACTTTGTAGGCCAGTGGTGTGAGGGGTGTGAGGTTTTTCTGCTTCCTGGTGGCCAAAGATCAACGCTGCCACGCTGCCACTATTACAAATACTGTGAGGAAGGCAACAGAACTGAAGACTCACCATGTTATTAATGAGACCTGTATGCTGCGCATGACACTGAACATTGTTTATTTTGGAGACGGTtatgaattaattcatttagTGATATGTGTTTACCGCTTGGCCTAAAACGGGGTTATACCCAGGCTACAGATGTTAGatgcattaaaatgtgaatataattTAGTGCTTTGGGTTTCGTGTAAAATCTGAGACACATTTCaaagaaacagacaagaaaAGACCTACTGTAGTGTTTTAACttctcaaaacaaacagcagaatgtcgctctcctcttcttccttcttcctaatttttgaaaaatatgttCAAATAAGGGCATGGTGCAGCTCTAAGGGTTTGGCCTGTCCTCTATAAAAACACCCCTCCTTCTGACTGTATTCACTGCAGCGGCACCTTCACCCCCAACAGGGAGAAGAAAACGGAAGAAGTGGACCGCATCCATCACACACCTTTCTCCAACAAAGAAGGTAGAAGATTTTCACTTGCAGCATTTAGCTTGATTCTAAAGACGAAGGTAGCAACAAGCTCAAGTGCAAATTATTACTCAACTTAGGCACTTGCTGTCATTGGATGCTGAAAAAGCCTTTGACAGAGTTGAATGGCCGTATTTATTTGAGATCCTTACTTTAATAAATGGAtaaaactactttatacagAACCATATGCTGAAATTATGACTTACCGTAATATCTCTAAAACCATTAAGATACAAAGAGGATGTAGACAAGGAGATCCCTCATCTCCCCTGCTGTTTATTATGGCGAAAGAACCACTGGCAACAGCTGTAAgaacacatcaaaacataacAGGTATATCACTTGGACAACAGGAACATCGCCTGGCCCTATTTGCGGATGATGTAATAATATTTCTTAGAAATATGGAAAAATCTATTCCTGAATTATTAGGACTCATTAACGTATTTGGGAGAATCTCAGGCTATAAGTTGAACAAATCTAAATCATCAATAATGTTCCTAAATCAATTAGAAAGTAAAAGTCCTCCTGAAATAGTCACTCAATTTAAAATAGTAGATTGCTTCACATATCTGGGCATTCAAATTGTCCCACGACTTAAAGATATGGTAGCCAGTAATTACGAACCATTAATGGAAGAAATCTCAAAACTACTGGGTAGGTGGACACCCATACCAATGTCACTAATagggaaaataaatgtccttAAGATGAATATACTGCCTAAACTATTGTATTTGTTTCAAAatcttccacttcctcctccaagTAACCTGTTCACCCAACTAAAAAGACTGGTTGTTAGATTTTTGTGGAATAATAGACGTTCCCGAACACGACTGTCACTGTTGTACTATGACAGAGGGGGGGTTAAATGTCCCAGTCCACTTTGGTATTATTGGGCAGCACAGTTAAGAACATTGTTGTTCTActtcacagacagagatgttCCTCTctggagggagatggaggaacTCCAGCTAAGTCTACCCCTCCCTATTTATTTGTACTCAGCAAACGtcaaaaatcttaaaaagaatacaaaaaacTCTCCAGTGAGAAACATGATTGTCGTGTGGCACCAAGTTAAAAAGTATCTGAAAGAGAcgtcctctctttctgtcttcagtccAATATGGAGAAATGACTCCTTCTCTCCAGGAAAAGCAGATGAGGGATTTAAATCTTGGGCTACAAAGGGGCTGGGAAAAATAGGAGATCTTTACAACCCGCAAAAGCTGCTGATGACATTTGAAGAAATAGTTGATAGATTTAACATACCCCGTAAACACTTCTTTAAATACCTGCAGCTGagaacacaacaaaatcaaactttatGCATCCCCTCACTGTCTACCATAGAAAAACTAATGACCATGAATTGTTTAAGGAAGGGCTTAATTTCCAAAACATATCAGCGGCTGGTAGATGGATGTACAGAGTGATCCGTGGAGAGGATGGAGGCATGAAGACGTCTCAGTGGAAGAGTGGGAGGAGGCATGTACTAAAGCACAATCGAGAACTACTAATACTCGCCTGAAGTTACTGCAATATAACTGGTTGATGCGAACGTATATATAACCCCGGAAAAACGCAACAGATATAATAGAGTCATCCCcgatatctgtaccaaatgtgaGAAGGAAAAGGGTACACTTTTCCATTGTATTCGGCAGtgtactgaaatacaaaaattcTGGCAAGAAGTTTAAACAAAGCATccaagacattttacagattcaaGTACCCTTAGTCCCACAGCTGTTTATATTAGCTTTATACCCAAATAAttggaaaaattaaaaagaatcaACGAATATTTGTAGATTTAAGCATATTATTGGCAAAAAGAGTAATAACCCTCTCATGGGAAAAACATCAGAAGACCAAGAGTAAGCAGATGGTTGTCCGAGCTATCTACAACTCTCCCTTTAGAGAAAATTACTTATACAatgaaacatcaacaacatcatttCCATCAGATCTGATCTGGGACCCCTTCATATACTACATAATGGGAACCCAACCAAGAACCGGAATAatctgggggggtggggggaaatCGTTTGATATGTATCATTGTCCCTGTTTTTAATCCTCTGTATGATGAAACACTCTGCTAGCAAACCTGATATCTGTGCTGGATGGCTGGTCTGTGCTGGATGGCCGTGATGCTGGCCTTCTTCCTGTCTACTGAAAACAGTTTGGCTGCTGTGGACCAGAACACGCTCGCAACAATTGTAAATCGCATCTTGAGAGAGTGAGTCGACTTCTGAATCATTCACTGAAAGAATTTTGCGACCTATGGATGTGTTCAGACCACCACTAGAGTTTGGGCAAGACATCACTAGGGGCTGTGaagtgggttgggggggggggggttctatgGGGTATAGACAGCAGAATGAATGCTAATACAGCGAAGACAGGAATATCATGCTGGATCCCTGAGATGAAGAGTACAAGTGCAAAGAATGTGGCTGGAGTTgggagttttttgttttgtaacaaaACCTCTGCTTTtgttacaaaacaaagaaaaagaaaaaggtgccAGAAGTAAGAAATGGCTGTTAGTAACATCAAGTTACTTCCATCAGCAACAAACTGTAAGTGAATACTAATAAAGCCGATGTTCTGGTCGGTACTGATCATATTTCAAACGCACAATGCCTCCCATTTTGGTCAGACCTATAGAGTTGTTTTTGATCCACACCAGCACATTCAGAGTCTTGTTCAGTCTTGCTGTCTAGAACTCAGCACTGTTGCCAAACTCGGACCAGTGATGCCATCAAAGAAAGTTAAACAGTTTATCCGTGCCTTTGTTGCTCCTTTGACAGGTACGGAACAAGAGGCATGTTCAGTCTGGCTGTAAGGATCCCagagaaccagaaccagaaccttAACCAAATCCTTCAGCAAGTCTTTAACAGCGATCCTGGTGACAACGTGAAGAATACGATCAACAATGACGAGGTGTACATCGGCAACAGGGTGGTTGCAGCCAAAGTTCTGAGAAGGCCCGCGGGAGGAGCTGATCATGCAGAGTCACGCGTTGTGGACCACTTGGACCACTTGTTCAACAGTCGTAATGAGAATGATCAGGATTGGTTGCTTTTCTATGTTTATGCCTCCCCATgtgttgaaaaatgttcaagCGACAGACATCGTGAGAGCATCCTAGAAAGGATAAATCGCATCGGTCAATGGGCGAATTACGCTGTTGTGTTCTCTACAATATTCAAACCCAGGAGTGGTGCCTCCAACACCGACCAAGAGCGGAGAGAAGCCCTTCAGCGGCTCGGGACTTCAGTCGGTCTAGACAACATATTCCGTTGCGAGAGAGACAATTATTGGATGCAGTGCACCAGCTGCTCCGCAGGTGGACAGGTTGCAAAGTATTGTGTTTCAGATGAGACAACGCCTAGTCCCAGCCAAAGCCAGACCCCCACTTTATCTATACAGCCTCATCGAGGCAGAGGGGGTTCCTCCTCACAAAGAGGTTTTCATTTGGGCAATAGTGGTCAGGGTGGCAGTAGAAGAGAGGGGGGCATGAGCAGAGGAAGGGGTGGCAGAGGCAAAAGAAACTACGATCATAATACAGGCGGGGGTGTTTCCTCCTCACAAACTGGCTCTGATGAAAGCAATGGAAAGGATTACATGACTGAAGGTGTGTCCTCCTCCCAGAGTGGTCTTGATAATGGTAATGGAAATGATGGTTCTAATACAGGTGAAAGTGTCTCCCCATCACAAACGGGTCTTGATGATAGTAATggaaatgatttaaatgtaGGAGATGATGTGTCCTCCTCCCAGAGTGGCCTTGATTTTGGCGATGGAAATTCTGATGTCAAAACAGGTGGAGGTCCGAGTGGAAGTGGCATTAGAAGAAATGGAGGCAAGAGTATGGACAGAATAGAGGACAGAGGAGTG
The sequence above is a segment of the Enoplosus armatus isolate fEnoArm2 chromosome 2, fEnoArm2.hap1, whole genome shotgun sequence genome. Coding sequences within it:
- the LOC139296575 gene encoding ribosome-binding protein 1-like; this translates as MAGLCWMAVMLAFFLSTENSLAAVDQNTLATIVNRILREYGTRGMFSLAVRIPENQNQNLNQILQQVFNSDPGDNVKNTINNDEVYIGNRVVAAKVLRRPAGGADHAESRVVDHLDHLFNSRNENDQDWLLFYVYASPCVEKCSSDRHRESILERINRIGQWANYAVVFSTIFKPRSGASNTDQERREALQRLGTSVGLDNIFRCERDNYWMQCTSCSAGGQVAKYCVSDETTPSPSQSQTPTLSIQPHRGRGGSSSQRGFHLGNSGQGGSRREGGMSRGRGGRGKRNYDHNTGGGVSSSQTGSDESNGKDYMTEGVSSSQSGLDNGNGNDGSNTGESVSPSQTGLDDSNGNDLNVGDDVSSSQSGLDFGDGNSDVKTGGGPSGSGIRRNGGKSMDRIEDRGVGKNQGRKGKGVGKNKRKGKGVGKNQGGKGKGVGKNKRKGKGVGKNQGGKGKGVGKNKRKGKGVGKNQGGKGKGVGKNQGGKGKGVSKNQGGKGKGVGKNQGGKGKGVGKNQGGKGKGVGKNKGKGKGVGKNKRKDKGVGKNQGGKGKGVGKNKGKGKGVGKNKRKDKGVGKNQGGKGKGVGKNKGKGKGVGKNKRKDKGVGKNQGGKGKGVGRKQGGKDRGVSRNKGGKGRRGR